A stretch of the Flavobacterium sp. 5 genome encodes the following:
- a CDS encoding YHS domain-containing (seleno)protein, whose translation MKKQILIVFVALVSVTTFGQTAANRKAQFNLEKSVAIQGYDPVSYFKQNKAVKGRKEISVSYEGVIYQFSSAANKEIFLKNPASFEPQYGGWCAYAMGSDGEKVEINPETFKIIDGKFYLFYNAFFNNTLKSWNKEETSLKAKADTNWKKFIK comes from the coding sequence ATGAAAAAACAAATTTTAATAGTATTCGTTGCCTTAGTATCGGTAACAACTTTTGGGCAAACAGCTGCCAATCGAAAAGCGCAATTTAATTTAGAGAAAAGTGTGGCAATTCAAGGTTATGATCCCGTGTCTTATTTTAAACAAAATAAAGCCGTAAAAGGGAGAAAAGAAATTTCCGTTTCCTATGAGGGAGTGATATATCAATTTTCTTCTGCAGCAAATAAAGAAATTTTCTTAAAAAACCCTGCTTCTTTCGAACCACAATATGGAGGCTGGTGCGCCTATGCAATGGGAAGCGATGGAGAAAAAGTCGAAATCAATCCTGAAACATTCAAAATCATTGACGGGAAATTCTATCTGTTTTATAATGCTTTTTTCAACAATACCTTAAAAAGTTGGAACAAGGAGGAAACTAGCTTGAAAGCAAAAGCGGATACTAATTGGAAGAAATTTATAAAATAA
- a CDS encoding DoxX family protein: MKTSILIWIVRLTAAIILLQTLYFKFTAAEESVYIFSTLGIEPYGRIGSGIAELIAAILILIPRTTLLGAIMGAGVMLGAIFSHLFVLGIEVKNDGGELFTLAIITFLCCIALIFWNKSKIPNLFKLKL; this comes from the coding sequence ATGAAAACATCAATTTTAATTTGGATAGTAAGACTGACGGCAGCAATCATTTTATTGCAGACTCTTTATTTTAAATTCACAGCTGCCGAAGAAAGTGTTTATATTTTCTCAACATTGGGAATAGAACCTTACGGAAGAATTGGATCTGGAATTGCAGAATTAATTGCTGCTATTTTAATCCTTATTCCTAGAACAACTTTGTTAGGCGCTATAATGGGAGCTGGTGTTATGCTTGGCGCAATTTTTTCCCATCTTTTTGTATTGGGAATCGAAGTGAAAAATGATGGAGGAGAGTTGTTTACTTTAGCAATAATTACTTTCCTTTGTTGTATTGCATTAATTTTTTGGAATAAAAGTAAAATACCTAATCTGTTTAAATTAAAACTGTAG
- a CDS encoding NRDE family protein, which produces MCTVSFVCTNDKIIITSNRDEKIVRPSAIPPKNYVLKGKNIIYPKDSKAGGTWYVVDENGTVLVLLNGADEKHEVQLPYRKSRGQIVLEMISSVSPKEFWEQIDLDNIEPFTLVLFQDKRLFQLRWNGIEKSKVDLDTNKNYVWSSSTLYSKEIREQRSNWFYTFLDNNLEITEDKMLHFHQYTEIDDMEHGLVINRNNEMKTLSITQSVIEKNKVVIHHLDLIADKEYSKTFISI; this is translated from the coding sequence ATGTGCACAGTAAGTTTTGTATGTACTAATGATAAAATTATCATTACTTCTAATCGCGATGAAAAAATAGTTCGACCAAGTGCAATTCCTCCAAAGAATTATGTCTTAAAAGGTAAAAATATAATTTATCCAAAAGATTCAAAAGCTGGTGGAACTTGGTACGTTGTTGATGAGAACGGAACGGTTTTGGTTTTGTTAAACGGAGCTGATGAAAAGCACGAAGTTCAATTACCCTATAGAAAAAGCCGAGGTCAAATTGTTCTCGAAATGATTAGTAGTGTTTCGCCAAAGGAGTTTTGGGAACAAATTGATTTAGATAATATTGAGCCTTTTACGTTGGTTTTGTTTCAAGACAAACGACTTTTTCAATTGCGTTGGAATGGAATCGAAAAATCGAAAGTAGATTTAGACACTAATAAAAATTATGTTTGGTCTTCTTCTACCTTATATTCAAAAGAAATTCGAGAGCAAAGATCGAATTGGTTTTACACTTTCTTAGATAATAATCTTGAAATTACAGAGGATAAAATGCTTCATTTCCATCAGTATACAGAAATAGATGATATGGAACATGGTTTAGTTATTAATAGAAATAATGAAATGAAAACCTTGAGTATTACCCAATCGGTTATCGAAAAAAATAAAGTGGTTATTCATCATTTGGACTTAATAGCTGACAAAGAATATTCTAAAACATTTATATCAATTTGA
- a CDS encoding D-alanine--D-alanine ligase, which translates to MTHWEYWPFQMVYIPIYFLWAYYSIKAKSIFFFNASNPTIKNGGFMMESKKNIYDLIPKEYYPKTELVKAGTSIDDISKLLEAAEITYPFIAKPDIGLRGSAVKKIETFSDLKLYAEKAHFDFIVQNLIPYKNEIGVFYVRYPHEEEGRITGIVAKEFLIIIGNGKATIEELIKENPRYELQFKVLKQEFGDRLHEVLPMGEKINLVPYGNHARGAKFLDVSHWITPKLTTTFNEMCVQIPGFYFGRLDVMYDTFEALEEGKNFSVVELNGAASEPTHIYDPKHSLLFAWKELARHITYMYEISIANYQNGSPYLAHKEGMKEYRLHQMQNKKIVNFQ; encoded by the coding sequence TTGACCCACTGGGAATACTGGCCTTTTCAAATGGTTTACATACCTATATATTTTCTATGGGCATATTATTCGATTAAAGCAAAATCCATTTTTTTCTTTAATGCTTCCAATCCAACTATCAAAAATGGAGGTTTTATGATGGAAAGTAAAAAGAATATTTATGATTTGATACCCAAAGAATATTATCCTAAGACCGAATTGGTAAAAGCAGGTACTTCTATTGATGACATTAGTAAGCTATTAGAAGCAGCAGAAATTACATATCCTTTTATTGCCAAACCCGATATTGGTTTAAGAGGTTCCGCAGTCAAAAAAATAGAAACTTTCTCCGATTTAAAACTGTATGCTGAAAAAGCTCATTTTGATTTTATTGTGCAAAATTTGATTCCATATAAAAATGAAATAGGTGTTTTTTATGTGCGATATCCACACGAAGAAGAAGGGAGAATTACTGGTATAGTTGCTAAGGAATTTTTAATTATTATTGGAAATGGTAAGGCAACTATTGAAGAACTAATAAAAGAGAACCCTAGATACGAATTGCAATTTAAAGTATTGAAACAAGAGTTTGGAGATAGATTACACGAAGTTTTACCTATGGGAGAAAAAATAAATCTTGTTCCCTATGGCAATCATGCTCGAGGAGCTAAATTTTTAGATGTAAGCCATTGGATAACGCCAAAACTTACTACTACTTTTAATGAAATGTGTGTGCAGATTCCAGGTTTCTATTTTGGAAGATTAGATGTAATGTATGATACTTTTGAAGCATTGGAAGAAGGCAAGAATTTTTCAGTTGTAGAATTGAATGGAGCCGCTAGTGAACCTACTCATATTTATGATCCAAAACATAGTTTACTTTTTGCTTGGAAAGAGTTAGCGAGACACATTACTTATATGTATGAAATCAGTATAGCTAATTATCAAAATGGATCTCCGTATTTAGCCCATAAAGAAGGAATGAAGGAATACCGTTTGCATCAGATGCAAAATAAAAAAATTGTAAATTTTCAATAA
- a CDS encoding GNAT family acetyltransferase, with product MIENIQFEVAKNTDIEGVIALQDIYLVSNMTEEEKASGFVTTPFSVEQLQEVIRQEGLFIAKDNNKIIAYIFAASWDYFSQWAIFNHMTPLLPGLSFKDFNLTAANTFQYGPICIDKKYRGKGLINPFFDFMRIHLLKRFPVSITFINKTNMPSQKAHIEKLKWSVVGDFQFNNNNYFILAYDMSQPSL from the coding sequence ATGATTGAAAACATCCAATTCGAAGTAGCCAAAAACACAGACATTGAAGGCGTAATTGCATTGCAAGACATTTATTTGGTATCTAATATGACCGAAGAAGAGAAAGCATCGGGATTTGTAACTACCCCTTTTTCTGTAGAACAATTACAAGAAGTAATTCGTCAAGAAGGTTTATTTATTGCGAAAGATAACAACAAAATTATTGCATATATCTTTGCAGCTAGCTGGGATTATTTTAGCCAATGGGCGATATTCAATCACATGACTCCATTGCTTCCAGGTCTTTCATTCAAAGATTTTAATCTTACTGCTGCAAATACTTTTCAATACGGCCCCATTTGCATTGACAAAAAATACCGAGGAAAAGGCTTAATCAATCCATTCTTTGACTTCATGAGAATTCACCTTTTGAAAAGATTTCCAGTAAGCATCACTTTCATTAATAAAACGAATATGCCTTCACAAAAAGCACATATTGAAAAATTAAAATGGTCTGTCGTTGGTGATTTTCAATTCAACAATAATAATTATTTTATTTTGGCTTATGATATGAGTCAGCCCTCTTTATAA
- a CDS encoding SDR family oxidoreductase: MKNIIVTGTSRGIGFELALKFANEGNQVLALSRKEHPELLSHKNISFLSVDLSNEFDLQKVTDFLSTTWDRIDAIVHNAGSLLLRPFSETTQEDFENIYKVNVFGVANLTRICLPYLQKGSHVVTISSMGGVQGSLKFAGLAAYSSSKGAVITLSELLAEEYKEQGISFNVLALGSVQTEMLQEAFPGYQAPLSANEMANYIYDFTLTGNKYFNGKVLPVSSTNP, encoded by the coding sequence ATGAAAAATATTATTGTTACAGGAACGAGTAGGGGAATAGGTTTTGAATTGGCTTTGAAATTTGCCAATGAAGGTAATCAAGTTCTGGCTTTGTCAAGAAAAGAGCATCCTGAATTGCTTTCTCATAAAAATATCAGCTTCCTTTCAGTTGATTTGTCTAATGAATTTGATTTGCAAAAAGTGACTGATTTTTTATCGACGACTTGGGACAGAATTGATGCTATTGTTCATAACGCAGGGAGTTTATTATTAAGACCTTTTTCAGAAACTACACAAGAGGATTTTGAAAATATATATAAAGTAAATGTTTTTGGAGTTGCAAATTTAACCAGAATTTGCTTGCCATATTTACAAAAAGGAAGTCATGTAGTTACAATTAGTTCTATGGGCGGAGTACAAGGAAGTCTTAAGTTTGCTGGATTAGCAGCCTATAGTTCTAGCAAAGGTGCAGTAATTACTTTGTCTGAATTGTTAGCAGAAGAATATAAAGAACAAGGAATTTCTTTTAATGTTTTAGCGTTAGGTTCTGTTCAGACTGAAATGCTGCAGGAAGCTTTTCCAGGGTATCAAGCTCCACTTTCGGCGAATGAAATGGCTAATTATATTTATGATTTTACTCTTACAGGTAATAAATACTTTAACGGTAAAGTATTGCCAGTTTCTTCAACAAATCCTTAA
- a CDS encoding four helix bundle protein — MSESIIKNKSFELAIRGVNFYKYLVSEKKEFVMSKQFLRSVTSVGANVREAINAQSKADFIHKLSISQKECDETMYWLELLKETDFISEIEFNSIHQQSNEVLKIIRSIIITSKKNS, encoded by the coding sequence ATGAGTGAAAGCATTATCAAGAATAAAAGTTTTGAGTTAGCTATAAGAGGTGTTAATTTTTATAAATATTTGGTCTCTGAAAAGAAAGAGTTTGTAATGAGTAAGCAATTTTTGCGCTCTGTAACCTCTGTTGGTGCAAATGTTAGAGAAGCTATAAATGCTCAAAGTAAAGCCGATTTTATTCATAAATTATCTATTTCACAAAAAGAATGTGATGAAACTATGTATTGGCTGGAACTTCTAAAAGAAACAGATTTTATTTCTGAAATTGAATTTAATTCCATTCATCAACAAAGTAACGAGGTTCTAAAAATAATTAGAAGTATCATAATAACCTCAAAAAAAAACTCATAA
- a CDS encoding SprT-like domain-containing protein, which yields MSDTLLKYLPEHAVKPVFELIVTHQVHLKIVNERQTRHGDYRKGLSGKHEITVNSSLNKYKFLITLVHEISHLVAFEKFGRNIKPHGDEWKHSFQRMMVPFIRPEIFPNHLLPLLARHFKNPTASSDTDATLALALKQYDKPNDKNYVFEIPYGSVFRISNGKIFKKIAIRTKRYECLEISSGRLYLFNPNAEVELLPS from the coding sequence TTGTCAGATACACTTTTGAAATACTTGCCGGAACATGCCGTAAAACCAGTTTTCGAACTGATTGTTACGCATCAAGTGCATCTTAAAATTGTCAATGAAAGACAAACCCGGCATGGTGATTATCGAAAAGGGTTAAGCGGAAAACATGAAATCACGGTTAATTCCAGTCTTAATAAATACAAGTTTTTAATTACTTTGGTTCATGAGATTTCACATTTAGTGGCTTTTGAAAAATTTGGAAGAAATATTAAACCTCACGGGGATGAATGGAAGCATTCTTTTCAAAGGATGATGGTTCCCTTTATTAGACCTGAGATTTTTCCAAATCATTTGTTACCTTTGTTAGCTAGACATTTTAAAAATCCGACTGCAAGTAGTGATACTGATGCTACTTTGGCACTAGCTTTAAAGCAGTATGACAAGCCAAATGATAAAAATTATGTCTTTGAAATTCCTTACGGTAGTGTTTTTAGAATTTCAAATGGTAAGATTTTTAAGAAAATAGCAATACGAACCAAACGTTATGAATGTTTGGAAATAAGTTCAGGAAGGTTGTATTTATTTAACCCAAATGCTGAGGTAGAGCTATTGCCAAGTTAA
- a CDS encoding mannose-1-phosphate guanylyltransferase, with product MNKNYYAILMAGGIGSRFWPVSTREFPKQFHDMLGSGETLIQKTFSRLSQIIPKENILILTHESYNDLILEQLPMVKQEQIVLEPAMRNTAPCILYASLKIKKMNPNAVMVVAPSDHWIEDEMQFVANLQRSFDLCEREESLMTLGILPTAPNTGYGYIEFDKLDSRSIKKVVQFREKPDSKTARRFIQSRNYLWNAGIFIWSVKSILKAFEEFQPEMVALFKEGNEIYNTDKEHAFIEENYPKADNISIDYAIMEKAQNVYVLPATFDWNDLGTWGSLHEKLPKDDNNNAVVNASVLLQNSSNNIIRTALGKQVIVDGLDDYIIVDKDSILLIYPKSKEQEIKGIVSQLK from the coding sequence ATGAACAAGAATTATTACGCAATATTGATGGCTGGTGGGATTGGTTCCCGATTTTGGCCAGTAAGTACGAGAGAATTTCCTAAGCAATTTCACGATATGCTAGGTTCAGGAGAGACTTTAATTCAGAAAACATTTAGTCGATTGTCTCAAATCATTCCGAAAGAGAATATTTTGATTTTGACTCATGAGAGTTATAATGATTTGATTTTGGAACAATTGCCAATGGTTAAACAAGAGCAAATTGTTTTAGAACCAGCAATGAGAAATACAGCACCTTGTATTTTGTACGCTTCTTTGAAAATTAAAAAAATGAACCCTAATGCAGTGATGGTTGTCGCTCCAAGTGACCACTGGATTGAAGATGAAATGCAGTTTGTGGCCAATTTGCAACGCTCTTTTGATTTATGTGAAAGAGAAGAATCTTTGATGACTTTGGGTATTTTGCCTACTGCACCAAATACAGGTTATGGTTATATTGAATTTGATAAACTAGATAGTCGTTCGATAAAAAAAGTAGTTCAATTTCGTGAAAAACCTGATTCAAAAACGGCCAGACGCTTTATACAAAGTAGAAATTATTTATGGAATGCAGGTATTTTTATTTGGAGCGTTAAATCTATTTTGAAAGCTTTTGAAGAATTTCAGCCAGAAATGGTTGCTCTTTTTAAGGAAGGTAATGAAATATATAATACAGACAAAGAGCATGCTTTTATCGAAGAGAATTATCCCAAAGCAGATAATATTTCTATTGATTATGCTATTATGGAGAAGGCCCAAAATGTATATGTTCTTCCAGCAACTTTTGATTGGAATGATTTAGGAACTTGGGGATCGCTACATGAGAAATTACCAAAAGATGATAATAATAATGCAGTGGTGAATGCTAGTGTATTATTACAAAATTCATCGAATAATATTATTAGAACAGCTTTAGGAAAACAAGTAATCGTTGATGGATTGGATGATTATATTATAGTTGATAAGGATTCGATTTTATTGATTTATCCAAAAAGTAAGGAACAGGAAATAAAAGGAATTGTTTCTCAGCTGAAATAA
- a CDS encoding ABC transporter ATP-binding protein yields the protein MIEIKNLEKSFGGVKILKGVSSVFEAGKTNLIIGQSGSGKTVLLKSLLGIHTPEVGTISFDGRIYSELNSDEKRDLRTEIGMLFQGSALFDSMTVAENVAFPLRMFTNDSKLKIQKRVDFVLERVNLVGAHKKLPSEISGGMQKRVAIARAIVNNPKYLFCDEPNSGLDPNTSILIDNLIKEITVEYNITTVVNTHDMNSVMEIGDNILFLKNGVKAWQGSKEEIFITDNEAIVEFVYSSELFKKVREAYLKE from the coding sequence ATGATAGAAATTAAAAACTTAGAAAAATCATTTGGCGGTGTCAAAATTCTAAAAGGAGTTTCCAGTGTTTTTGAGGCAGGTAAAACCAATTTGATTATTGGTCAAAGTGGATCTGGTAAAACCGTTTTATTAAAATCATTATTAGGAATTCACACGCCCGAAGTAGGAACCATTTCTTTTGATGGGCGCATATATTCTGAACTTAATTCGGATGAAAAAAGAGATCTCCGTACCGAAATAGGGATGCTTTTTCAAGGTAGTGCTCTTTTTGATAGTATGACTGTTGCCGAAAACGTAGCTTTCCCTTTAAGAATGTTCACTAACGATAGTAAGTTAAAAATTCAAAAACGAGTTGATTTCGTTTTAGAAAGAGTAAATCTTGTAGGTGCTCACAAAAAATTACCCTCGGAAATTTCAGGTGGTATGCAAAAAAGAGTCGCTATTGCCCGAGCCATTGTAAACAATCCTAAATATTTATTTTGTGATGAACCCAATTCGGGATTAGATCCAAATACATCTATTTTAATTGACAACCTCATCAAAGAAATAACTGTAGAATACAATATAACTACTGTCGTAAATACCCACGATATGAACTCTGTAATGGAGATTGGGGACAATATTTTATTTCTAAAAAATGGTGTAAAAGCTTGGCAAGGAAGCAAAGAAGAAATTTTCATAACAGACAATGAAGCCATTGTCGAATTTGTTTATTCATCAGAATTATTTAAAAAAGTAAGAGAAGCTTATTTAAAAGAATAA
- a CDS encoding ABC transporter permease: MMLIRYLSQIGKYFLMWREIFKKPTKWSVMKGLIFKEVDDLIIDSLGIVAFISFFVGGVVSIQTALNLTNSFIPKYLIGYATRQSVILEFAPTFMSIIMAGKMGSFITSSIGSMRVTEQIDALEVMGVNSLNYLVFPKIIALLLYPFLIGIGMFLGIAGGYIATVYGGFGANVDFIEGIQRDFIPFHVVYSFTKTFIFGMLLATIPSFHGYYMKGGALEVGKASTVSFVWTSVTIILLNYVITQLLLTK; the protein is encoded by the coding sequence ATGATGCTTATTCGCTATTTATCCCAAATTGGGAAATATTTTTTAATGTGGAGAGAAATCTTCAAAAAGCCTACAAAATGGTCTGTCATGAAAGGTCTAATTTTCAAAGAAGTCGACGATTTGATTATCGATTCATTAGGAATTGTTGCTTTCATCTCTTTCTTCGTTGGCGGAGTTGTTTCTATACAAACAGCCTTAAACCTAACTAATTCTTTTATCCCTAAATACCTTATTGGATATGCTACACGTCAATCGGTGATTTTAGAATTTGCCCCAACCTTTATGTCTATCATTATGGCTGGAAAAATGGGATCCTTTATAACTTCAAGTATAGGATCTATGCGTGTTACCGAACAAATCGATGCACTTGAAGTAATGGGTGTTAACTCTCTTAATTATTTAGTTTTTCCAAAAATCATAGCTTTACTTTTATATCCTTTCCTTATTGGAATTGGAATGTTCCTAGGTATTGCAGGTGGATATATTGCAACTGTTTATGGAGGTTTTGGAGCTAACGTTGATTTCATCGAAGGAATTCAAAGAGATTTCATTCCTTTTCATGTTGTATATTCCTTTACCAAAACTTTTATTTTTGGAATGTTATTAGCAACGATTCCTTCTTTCCATGGTTATTATATGAAAGGTGGAGCTCTTGAGGTTGGTAAAGCCAGTACTGTATCATTTGTATGGACATCGGTTACTATTATCTTGCTGAATTATGTTATTACCCAATTACTCTTAACAAAATGA